A section of the Geoalkalibacter ferrihydriticus DSM 17813 genome encodes:
- the tyrS gene encoding tyrosine--tRNA ligase — MLSVKEQMDVIRRGAVEILVEAELEEKLARSLKANRPLRIKAGFDPTAPDLHLGHTVLVQKLKQFQDLGHEVYFLIGDFTGMIGDPSGKNETRKPLTREQVMENARTYQDQVFKILDPDRTRLVFNSEWMGKMSAAELIQLAARHTVARMLERDDFHKRFSGHQPIAIHEFLYPLVQGWDSVALESDVELGGTDQKFNLLVGRELQKQVGQPPQCVLTMPLLEGLDGVNKMSKSLGNYIGITEPPKEIYGKVMSISDELMLRYYELLSDADRASLQQVKDGVAVMPGGRHPMESKKALARELVARFHGSESALQAEEDFIRQFKQKETPDDMPTISVASSEPVWICRLLHDAGLVSSNGEARRLVQQGAVRLNGEKVEDPTLEVPPRGEIVLQAGKRKFARLVFSC; from the coding sequence ATGCTATCGGTAAAAGAGCAGATGGATGTTATCCGCCGCGGGGCTGTGGAAATTCTGGTTGAGGCGGAGCTTGAAGAAAAGCTTGCCAGGTCCCTTAAAGCCAACAGGCCGCTGCGCATTAAAGCCGGGTTCGACCCCACCGCGCCCGATCTGCACCTTGGGCACACAGTGCTGGTGCAGAAGCTCAAGCAGTTTCAGGATCTCGGTCACGAGGTCTACTTTCTTATCGGTGACTTCACCGGCATGATCGGTGATCCTTCCGGCAAGAATGAAACCCGCAAGCCTCTGACTCGTGAGCAGGTGATGGAAAATGCCCGTACCTATCAGGATCAGGTCTTTAAAATTCTTGATCCTGACCGGACTCGACTGGTCTTCAACAGCGAGTGGATGGGCAAGATGTCAGCCGCTGAACTGATCCAGCTCGCTGCGCGCCACACCGTCGCGCGTATGCTGGAGCGCGATGATTTTCACAAACGTTTCTCCGGACATCAGCCCATTGCCATTCATGAATTTCTGTATCCTCTTGTCCAGGGGTGGGATTCAGTGGCCCTTGAGTCCGATGTCGAGCTTGGCGGGACGGACCAGAAATTCAATCTGCTGGTTGGTCGCGAATTGCAAAAGCAGGTCGGCCAGCCGCCTCAGTGCGTATTGACCATGCCGTTGCTCGAGGGCCTTGATGGCGTTAACAAGATGAGCAAGTCCCTGGGTAACTATATTGGCATTACTGAACCCCCCAAGGAAATTTACGGAAAGGTCATGAGTATCTCTGATGAACTCATGCTGCGTTATTACGAACTGCTCTCCGATGCCGATCGCGCCAGTTTGCAACAAGTCAAAGACGGGGTCGCCGTAATGCCAGGCGGGCGGCACCCCATGGAGAGCAAAAAGGCACTGGCCCGCGAACTGGTGGCGCGTTTTCATGGCTCAGAATCAGCGCTCCAGGCTGAAGAAGATTTTATCCGGCAGTTTAAGCAAAAGGAAACCCCTGACGACATGCCCACAATCAGCGTCGCATCCTCTGAGCCGGTATGGATTTGTCGCCTGTTGCATGATGCCGGACTCGTCTCCTCCAACGGCGAGGCGCGCCGCCTCGTACAGCAGGGAGCGGTCAGGCTCAACGGAGAAAAGGTGGAAGATCCGACCTTGGAAGTGCCTCCCCGTGGCGAAATTGTACTCCAGGCAGGCAAGCGTAAATTTGCGCGCCTGGTCTTTTCCTGTTGA
- a CDS encoding roadblock/LC7 domain-containing protein, whose protein sequence is MSLNTILTNIVDQIPGALGAILVDWEGEAVEHVSHMDDFELKLLGAHHGIILENLRQVAQRLDKTDVEEIVVQARRLRVLISPVSPEYFLVLTLQRRSLIAHARSVVESYRERLRLEIC, encoded by the coding sequence ATGTCCTTAAATACCATTTTAACCAATATCGTCGATCAGATTCCCGGCGCCTTGGGGGCGATTCTTGTCGACTGGGAGGGCGAGGCGGTGGAGCATGTCTCGCATATGGACGACTTTGAGCTTAAGCTTCTTGGGGCTCATCACGGGATCATTCTGGAAAATCTGCGCCAGGTCGCACAGCGCCTCGACAAGACAGATGTTGAAGAAATAGTGGTTCAGGCACGCAGGCTTAGGGTTTTAATTTCACCGGTTTCGCCGGAATATTTTTTGGTTCTGACACTGCAGCGGCGGTCGCTCATCGCCCACGCCCGTTCAGTAGTGGAAAGCTATCGTGAGCGATTACGGCTGGAAATATGCTGA
- a CDS encoding cell division protein ZapA: MSGAGQDSGQAGVAGTGQPLKRTHQVTVLGQQYSLRTEATPEQVQEVVDFIHRSLAEVSGRQKAVDTLDVAVLTLLNVAGSYLHLKQSAAVGERRLDVLLEKLDRFIPDGGEASR, encoded by the coding sequence TTGTCAGGAGCTGGACAGGATTCTGGCCAAGCTGGGGTCGCCGGAACCGGACAACCGCTAAAGCGGACCCATCAGGTTACCGTCCTCGGCCAACAGTATTCTTTACGCACCGAGGCTACGCCGGAGCAGGTGCAGGAAGTGGTGGACTTTATCCACCGGTCCCTCGCCGAGGTTTCCGGGCGGCAAAAGGCCGTCGACACCCTGGATGTTGCTGTGCTGACTCTGCTCAATGTGGCGGGCTCCTATCTTCATCTCAAGCAAAGTGCCGCAGTCGGAGAACGTCGCCTGGATGTCTTGCTGGAAAAGCTTGACCGATTCATCCCCGATGGCGGAGAGGCCTCGCGCTAA
- a CDS encoding cell division protein ZapB — protein MNLDTLLHLEQKIDQLVARTQSLDEECRKLREENESFLKERERFCQELDRILAKLGSPEPDNR, from the coding sequence ATGAATCTGGACACGCTACTCCACTTGGAGCAAAAGATCGATCAGCTTGTGGCTCGAACTCAGTCCCTTGACGAGGAGTGCCGCAAGCTTAGGGAAGAAAACGAGAGCTTTCTCAAGGAGCGTGAGCGATTTTGTCAGGAGCTGGACAGGATTCTGGCCAAGCTGGGGTCGCCGGAACCGGACAACCGCTAA
- the rny gene encoding ribonuclease Y has protein sequence MTIELAIILIVAALAAGVFVGILLRRKFTEGRLADAQKAASQLIEDAQKDADAIRKEASLEAKDLILQAKTESEQEARDLRRDIQSQEKRLLQKEEHLDRKVSQLDGREEDLGNREKKLEQMQDQLLQREKSVDALVQEQTDTLERISGMSPEEAKQYLMQSMESEARHDAAKMIKQIEEEAREKADKKAKEILSLAIQRYAGDYVAEKTVSVVPLPTDEMKGRIIGREGRNIRAIEAATGIDLIIDDTPEAVIISGFNPVRREVARLSLERLIADGRIHPARIEEVVQKAEQDVDTTIREAGEQATFDVGVHGIHPEIIKLIGRLKYRTSYGQNVLQHSLEVAFLCGIMASELGINVKQAKRAGLLHDIGKAVDHEVEGSHAVIGADLARKYGESPKIVHALAAHHEDEKPETVLAILVQAADALSGARPGARRETLETYVKRLGDLERIGHSFGGVSSCFAIQAGREIRVMVSSDSVTDAQSFVLAKDIAKKIENEMTYPGQIKVNVIRETRATEFAR, from the coding sequence TTGACAATAGAACTGGCCATCATCCTAATCGTGGCCGCACTGGCCGCCGGCGTCTTCGTCGGCATCCTGTTGCGGCGTAAGTTTACCGAAGGGCGTCTCGCCGACGCCCAAAAGGCCGCTTCACAGCTAATTGAAGACGCCCAGAAAGACGCCGACGCGATTCGCAAAGAGGCTAGTCTGGAGGCTAAGGATCTTATTCTGCAGGCCAAGACTGAATCGGAGCAGGAGGCGCGGGATTTGCGCCGCGATATCCAGTCGCAGGAAAAGCGTCTGTTACAGAAAGAGGAGCACCTGGACCGGAAGGTGTCTCAGTTGGACGGCCGCGAAGAGGACCTGGGCAACCGTGAAAAAAAGCTGGAGCAGATGCAAGACCAGTTGCTTCAGCGCGAAAAGTCTGTTGATGCCTTGGTGCAGGAGCAGACGGATACTCTCGAGCGGATCTCAGGAATGAGTCCTGAAGAGGCTAAGCAGTACCTGATGCAGTCCATGGAAAGTGAAGCGCGTCACGATGCAGCCAAGATGATCAAGCAGATCGAGGAGGAAGCGCGGGAGAAAGCCGATAAAAAAGCCAAGGAAATACTCTCTCTGGCCATCCAGCGCTACGCCGGCGATTATGTGGCAGAGAAAACCGTGAGCGTGGTGCCTTTGCCGACTGACGAAATGAAGGGGCGTATTATCGGTCGCGAAGGCCGCAATATTCGCGCCATTGAAGCCGCAACCGGCATAGATCTGATCATTGATGATACCCCTGAGGCGGTCATTATCTCTGGATTTAATCCTGTGCGCCGCGAAGTCGCCCGGCTCTCACTGGAGCGGCTCATCGCTGATGGCCGCATTCATCCGGCGCGCATTGAGGAAGTCGTACAAAAGGCCGAACAAGACGTGGACACCACGATTCGTGAAGCCGGCGAACAGGCCACCTTCGATGTCGGGGTGCATGGGATTCACCCTGAGATCATCAAACTTATCGGGCGCCTGAAATATCGTACTTCCTATGGTCAGAACGTGTTGCAGCATTCGCTGGAAGTTGCTTTTCTGTGTGGCATTATGGCTTCAGAACTTGGCATCAACGTCAAGCAGGCCAAGCGTGCAGGGCTTCTTCACGACATCGGCAAGGCTGTGGACCACGAGGTCGAGGGTAGCCATGCCGTCATCGGTGCCGATCTTGCCCGCAAGTACGGTGAATCACCCAAAATCGTGCACGCGCTGGCTGCGCATCATGAAGACGAAAAACCTGAAACCGTTCTCGCCATTCTGGTGCAGGCGGCCGATGCCCTCTCCGGCGCTCGTCCCGGCGCCCGGCGCGAGACGCTGGAGACATACGTCAAGCGCCTCGGCGATCTGGAGCGCATCGGTCATTCCTTTGGTGGGGTCAGCAGTTGCTTTGCCATCCAGGCCGGGCGTGAAATCCGGGTCATGGTCTCCAGCGATTCAGTGACGGATGCACAGTCTTTTGTCCTGGCTAAGGACATTGCCAAAAAAATCGAAAATGAAATGACCTATCCCGGTCAGATCAAGGTCAACGTCATTCGTGAGACCCGTGCGACCGAATTTGCCCGCTAA
- a CDS encoding AsmA-like C-terminal domain-containing protein, producing MFRRHPILVVFGLLLLGMLAAVAVFVFTFDLNTYRERLEHELSRALQTSVTSSDARLTLHQGIALDFRQIRLGDEESNLTASAEHLFLQLDLLPLLRRRISIAAAELMQPHIVVRALPQVESAPAATRWTQEFQIRRLKIRDGRLTWHGAQEQEAPIAFQDIDLDLEGLTSGRSLQFHLSAALMQKERAAALRLSGNLTPAAGLADWQHWEIKAKIDVEDLAATQLPIAPFGPDRDWAVSGRGSVNLEILGKAASGLHLDARLRGDGLQLVRAEHILAVQGAGLRAVWRHQEADWWLTLQQVKLNQWRLEGPLEIAGGQQPLMFQGQVSAPPLAAEEILPWVSAALPDFAPQTQNLKVTKGTLHLKKLSLSGEPPSDPRNWLAEEGPIKDFDLEITEADLDLAQGKIRAATTRLNFAQNRLEVGAGELLWEGVPLRFSGYITAPREPEAQVFLEIESSVDATHLIDLIPAAPAQLKAQGPLSLRLEITGNPQTPTFSLKADLASTDLSYASQLSKRAGLAAHLSADGRWQAPRLIIDEAQGQLGPLRFSLTGEFEPGADRRYDLHLNLTQIELNDLGELSPPVKQAKLGGKITGTLSLEGGAGQLRRREAEFTLSDGRASFGGVVGDLNQAQGRILVSGTELRIPQMSARLGESAMQLRARIPNLSEPRLQIHLEGRDLRPQDLIFPGEGGRFVSVAGGLIIDGQEVVFDSISAETAGGTLAVVSGAVTNFNRPQVNLKILAEYGNVDEILEFFRSPAKQEPPVAREGRIRVRIEVEAARGQFHNLDFVDGRAVISYHNRVLDVYPLRADLAPGYYVGRVVWSGGQDGQAPRLRVSGSVLEGDAEALHRSQTQLRGLISGKLRGAFYLEGAGNNFWPSARGGLNIEVREGTLYRFPVLSKIFSLLNVSQIFTFRLPDMSREGMPFNTLSANLVLRDGRLNTEDLLIDSNAMNLSLVGEVNLVEDTIDAVIGLKPLRTVDRIVTKIPIAGWLLAGEEEALVTVHFRVQGPRSDPGVTAVPITSLSEKVFGIFRRVLGLPGKMVTDFERIFDAETNNAAPTSAP from the coding sequence ATGTTTCGTCGCCACCCGATTCTTGTCGTCTTCGGCCTGCTCCTGCTGGGGATGTTGGCAGCGGTTGCGGTTTTTGTCTTCACTTTTGACCTCAACACATATCGTGAGCGACTGGAACACGAACTCAGCCGGGCCCTGCAGACATCGGTCACCAGCAGCGACGCCCGCCTGACCCTGCACCAGGGCATCGCTCTTGATTTTCGCCAAATACGCCTTGGCGATGAGGAATCGAACCTCACGGCAAGCGCCGAGCATCTCTTTTTGCAACTCGACCTGCTGCCCCTGCTGCGCCGGCGGATTTCTATCGCGGCGGCGGAACTTATGCAGCCGCACATTGTCGTGCGCGCCCTGCCGCAGGTGGAGTCCGCACCCGCCGCAACTCGCTGGACCCAAGAATTCCAGATCCGCAGACTTAAAATTCGCGATGGCCGTCTCACCTGGCACGGTGCTCAGGAGCAAGAGGCGCCAATCGCCTTTCAAGACATTGACCTCGACCTGGAGGGCTTGACCTCGGGCCGTTCCCTGCAATTTCATCTGAGCGCCGCATTGATGCAAAAGGAGAGAGCGGCAGCCCTGCGCTTATCCGGCAACCTGACTCCTGCCGCCGGCCTGGCCGATTGGCAGCACTGGGAAATCAAAGCCAAGATCGATGTCGAAGATCTTGCCGCGACGCAGTTGCCCATCGCGCCCTTCGGCCCCGACCGGGACTGGGCTGTTTCAGGGCGAGGTTCAGTGAATCTTGAAATCTTGGGAAAAGCGGCTTCCGGACTCCATCTGGATGCCCGCTTACGCGGCGACGGTCTTCAGCTGGTTCGCGCCGAGCACATTCTGGCGGTGCAAGGAGCCGGACTGAGAGCGGTCTGGCGGCACCAGGAGGCGGATTGGTGGCTGACTTTGCAGCAGGTAAAACTCAACCAATGGCGTTTAGAGGGTCCCCTGGAAATCGCTGGCGGCCAACAGCCTCTCATGTTTCAGGGTCAGGTGTCCGCCCCACCTCTGGCTGCGGAAGAAATTCTTCCCTGGGTCTCGGCGGCGCTGCCCGATTTTGCCCCCCAGACCCAGAATCTCAAGGTGACCAAAGGAACTCTACACCTCAAAAAACTGAGCCTGTCCGGCGAGCCGCCCTCTGACCCGAGGAACTGGCTGGCAGAAGAGGGGCCGATCAAGGACTTTGATCTTGAGATCACCGAGGCGGATCTGGATCTGGCGCAAGGCAAAATCCGCGCCGCCACGACGCGCCTGAACTTTGCACAGAATCGACTGGAAGTTGGCGCCGGCGAACTGCTCTGGGAAGGGGTTCCTTTGCGCTTCAGCGGCTACATCACCGCGCCGCGCGAACCCGAGGCACAGGTTTTCCTGGAGATCGAGAGCAGCGTTGACGCAACTCACCTGATTGATCTGATCCCCGCCGCTCCCGCTCAACTCAAAGCCCAGGGTCCGTTGAGCCTTCGCCTGGAAATCACCGGCAATCCCCAGACGCCAACCTTCTCCCTGAAGGCCGACCTGGCAAGCACAGATCTGAGCTATGCTAGCCAACTGAGCAAGCGCGCGGGGCTGGCCGCGCACCTGAGCGCTGACGGCCGGTGGCAGGCACCCCGGCTGATCATCGATGAGGCGCAGGGCCAGCTCGGGCCCCTTCGCTTCAGCCTCACCGGGGAATTTGAGCCCGGCGCGGATCGCCGCTATGACCTACATCTGAATTTGACGCAAATCGAGCTGAACGACTTGGGAGAACTCTCGCCGCCAGTAAAACAAGCCAAGTTGGGCGGGAAAATCACGGGAACGCTGAGCCTGGAAGGAGGCGCCGGCCAACTCAGGCGCCGCGAGGCAGAGTTCACGCTGAGCGACGGCCGGGCAAGCTTTGGCGGAGTTGTCGGGGATCTCAATCAGGCTCAGGGGCGCATCCTGGTTTCCGGAACCGAGTTGCGCATCCCGCAAATGAGCGCACGCCTTGGCGAATCGGCTATGCAACTGCGCGCCCGGATCCCCAATCTCAGCGAGCCACGTCTGCAAATACACCTCGAAGGACGCGATCTGCGCCCCCAGGATCTGATTTTCCCCGGGGAAGGTGGACGTTTTGTCTCTGTAGCCGGTGGCCTGATCATCGATGGACAAGAGGTGGTCTTTGATTCCATCTCGGCCGAAACCGCAGGCGGCACTCTTGCCGTAGTCAGCGGCGCGGTGACTAACTTCAACCGGCCCCAGGTCAATCTCAAGATCCTCGCCGAATATGGCAATGTCGATGAAATACTTGAATTTTTCCGGAGTCCGGCGAAACAGGAACCGCCAGTGGCGCGAGAAGGCAGGATACGGGTGCGCATCGAAGTCGAAGCGGCGCGCGGGCAATTTCACAACCTCGACTTTGTCGATGGCCGTGCCGTTATCAGCTATCACAACCGGGTACTCGACGTCTACCCGCTGCGCGCCGATCTCGCCCCCGGCTATTATGTCGGGCGGGTGGTCTGGTCCGGTGGACAAGATGGGCAGGCGCCGCGGCTGAGGGTGTCCGGGTCGGTGCTGGAAGGCGACGCCGAGGCGTTGCACCGTTCGCAAACCCAACTGCGAGGCTTGATCAGCGGCAAATTGCGGGGTGCCTTCTACCTGGAGGGCGCGGGAAACAACTTCTGGCCGAGTGCGCGCGGTGGGTTGAATATCGAGGTGCGCGAAGGAACCTTGTATCGCTTCCCGGTGCTGTCCAAGATCTTTTCTCTGCTCAACGTCTCGCAGATTTTTACTTTCCGGCTGCCCGACATGTCACGCGAAGGCATGCCCTTCAACACGCTGAGCGCCAACCTGGTGCTGCGCGACGGCCGCCTCAACACCGAAGATCTGCTGATTGACAGCAACGCCATGAACCTTTCCCTGGTGGGCGAGGTTAACCTGGTCGAAGACACCATCGATGCGGTAATCGGCCTCAAACCGCTGCGCACGGTGGACAGAATCGTAACCAAAATACCCATAGCGGGATGGCTGCTGGCTGGCGAGGAAGAGGCTCTGGTAACCGTTCATTTCAGGGTCCAGGGTCCGCGTAGCGATCCCGGCGTCACCGCAGTGCCCATCACCTCGCTCTCGGAAAAAGTGTTCGGCATCTTTCGCCGGGTTCTCGGGCTGCCGGGCAAGATGGTTACGGACTTCGAGCGGATTTTCGACGCCGAGACGAATAACGCGGCCCCCACCTCGGCTCCCTGA
- the ftsY gene encoding signal recognition particle-docking protein FtsY, whose product MEWFEQVLETIALLLTDLGVPEAYLDLGALGLVYVTAIVIVLLFILLLLRIVRKRGRKPAEELPEEEGEADSVSAQEAQVPEVLQEQTVAEEEEEVSVVSETPPLEEPPAEQVPDEEPVRPAPPAPPPVVEVEAPPVSLFERMRQGLAKTQASLVGRIDTLLRGSKTIDADLFEELEEILITADLGMKTTQDLVSALQARLDRNELADMDALRRALQEELTQRMRLKAAPIDLAAATPFVIMVVGVNGVGKTTTIGKLARQFKGQGKKVVLGAGDTFRAAAAEQLCIWGERSGVEVVRHKEGADPAAVAFDAAKAALARKADVLILDTAGRLHTKANLMEELKKVRRVLGREIPGAPHETLLVLDATTGQNALTQARQFNEVVSISGIALTKLDGTAKGGIVVSIGNELGLPVRYVGIGEGVEDLRPFDPEMFVAALFKKEGNHLES is encoded by the coding sequence ATGGAATGGTTTGAACAGGTGCTTGAAACTATCGCACTGCTGCTCACCGATCTTGGAGTGCCGGAAGCCTACCTTGACCTCGGCGCGTTGGGCCTGGTTTATGTAACGGCCATTGTCATCGTGTTGCTATTTATTCTGCTGCTGTTGCGGATTGTCCGCAAGCGGGGCCGAAAACCGGCTGAAGAATTGCCGGAAGAAGAGGGCGAGGCAGATTCCGTTTCTGCGCAAGAGGCGCAAGTGCCCGAAGTGTTGCAGGAGCAGACGGTAGCCGAAGAAGAGGAGGAGGTGTCGGTCGTTTCCGAGACTCCTCCCTTGGAGGAGCCGCCCGCTGAGCAGGTTCCGGATGAGGAGCCCGTCCGGCCTGCGCCACCCGCCCCGCCTCCGGTTGTGGAGGTAGAGGCTCCCCCCGTCAGCCTCTTTGAGCGAATGCGCCAGGGTTTGGCCAAAACCCAGGCGTCGTTGGTCGGTCGCATCGACACCCTGTTGCGCGGCAGCAAGACCATTGATGCCGACCTTTTTGAAGAGTTGGAAGAGATTCTTATCACTGCCGATCTGGGTATGAAAACGACCCAGGACCTGGTGAGTGCCTTGCAGGCGCGTTTAGATCGCAATGAACTGGCAGATATGGACGCCTTGCGCCGCGCCTTGCAGGAAGAATTGACTCAGCGCATGCGGCTAAAGGCGGCTCCCATTGATTTGGCGGCGGCAACACCGTTTGTTATCATGGTGGTGGGCGTCAACGGTGTGGGCAAGACGACGACCATTGGCAAGCTGGCCCGCCAGTTCAAGGGTCAGGGCAAGAAAGTCGTGCTCGGTGCCGGTGATACTTTTCGCGCGGCGGCGGCTGAGCAGCTCTGCATCTGGGGCGAGCGCAGCGGCGTCGAAGTTGTCCGCCACAAGGAAGGCGCCGATCCGGCTGCGGTCGCTTTCGATGCGGCAAAAGCGGCCCTTGCCCGTAAGGCCGATGTTTTGATTCTCGATACGGCGGGGCGTCTGCACACCAAAGCCAACCTGATGGAGGAGTTGAAAAAGGTGCGCCGGGTTCTCGGGCGGGAAATCCCCGGTGCTCCCCATGAAACCCTTCTGGTTCTCGATGCCACGACCGGCCAGAATGCCTTGACCCAGGCACGGCAGTTCAACGAGGTGGTAAGCATAAGCGGCATTGCTTTGACCAAGCTCGATGGAACCGCAAAGGGCGGCATTGTTGTCTCTATAGGCAATGAACTAGGTCTGCCCGTGCGCTATGTTGGAATTGGCGAGGGCGTTGAAGATCTGCGGCCCTTTGACCCGGAAATGTTTGTTGCGGCTCTTTTCAAAAAAGAGGGCAATCATCTTGAATCTTGA
- a CDS encoding TIGR00282 family metallophosphoesterase produces the protein MNILFIGDVVGRPGRQAMKQHLDPLVDARMVDLVVANGENAAGGFGLTAEVGRELFDLGVQVITSGNHIWDKKEGLDCLLSEGRILRPGNYPEGVPGQGSAVFSTPAGGRVGVINLEGRVFMANLDCPFRVADRLVEELRQVTPVILVDFHAEATSEKIALGHYLAGRVSAVLGTHTHVQTADERILPGGTAFISDVGMTGSQDSVIGIRKEIAIEKFLKQVPMRFELAKKDPIFSAVLLDVDERSGQARTIERILVRS, from the coding sequence TTGAATATTCTGTTTATCGGTGATGTCGTAGGCCGACCGGGTCGCCAGGCAATGAAGCAGCATCTTGACCCCCTGGTGGATGCCCGTATGGTTGATCTGGTGGTGGCCAACGGCGAGAATGCAGCTGGAGGATTCGGCCTCACCGCAGAGGTGGGGCGCGAGCTTTTCGATCTTGGTGTGCAGGTCATTACCTCGGGCAATCACATCTGGGACAAAAAAGAAGGCCTAGACTGTCTCTTGTCCGAAGGACGGATTTTGCGCCCAGGTAATTATCCCGAGGGTGTTCCCGGTCAGGGTTCGGCAGTTTTCTCCACCCCCGCTGGCGGCCGCGTCGGGGTGATCAATCTTGAAGGCCGGGTCTTCATGGCCAATCTTGACTGCCCCTTTCGGGTTGCTGATCGCCTTGTGGAAGAATTGCGGCAAGTCACCCCGGTTATCCTTGTAGATTTTCACGCCGAGGCCACCAGTGAAAAAATTGCCCTCGGCCATTATCTCGCCGGTCGTGTCTCGGCGGTTCTGGGTACCCATACCCATGTGCAGACGGCTGATGAGCGCATTCTCCCCGGGGGTACGGCGTTTATTTCCGATGTCGGCATGACCGGTAGTCAGGATTCAGTCATCGGAATCCGCAAGGAGATCGCCATCGAGAAGTTTCTAAAACAGGTTCCCATGCGCTTTGAACTCGCCAAGAAAGACCCCATTTTCAGCGCGGTGTTACTTGATGTCGATGAGCGTAGCGGCCAGGCACGCACAATTGAGCGAATCCTTGTGCGATCCTAG
- a CDS encoding RluA family pseudouridine synthase, whose product MTENLSAAAPGSIMRAMPEWTLYPHQEGFSALDFLRCRLPAAPTAYLRRLLLRGKVLRGTACVQEHDLLASGDCLRLPDSARIKEFLEASAALGVEILWETPHFLIVNKPPGLAVHRGQGHEEDNLLLRVERLLTQRGEKVRPAPIHRLDRDTSGALLLGKDRNAAGELGKLFMAGAAAKIYLALVCGPGQGSGLLTAPVAAKGKIKDAVTAYRFLTCTSDFSLVELRLETGRTHQIRRHLAACGHPLMGDQRYGGQGIRGQRHFFLHCRQLSFINPWDGHPRSINAPLPENFVSALARLQLCAGERA is encoded by the coding sequence ATGACGGAAAACTTGTCCGCCGCCGCGCCAGGGAGTATCATGCGCGCCATGCCCGAATGGACTCTCTACCCACATCAAGAGGGGTTTAGCGCCCTGGATTTTTTGCGCTGCCGCCTGCCCGCGGCACCCACGGCCTATCTGCGTCGTCTACTGCTTAGAGGAAAGGTTCTGCGCGGCACTGCTTGCGTACAGGAACACGACCTTTTGGCCTCGGGCGATTGCCTGAGACTGCCCGACAGCGCACGGATCAAAGAGTTTCTAGAGGCTAGTGCCGCCCTCGGGGTTGAGATTTTATGGGAAACGCCGCACTTTCTCATTGTGAACAAACCCCCAGGTCTGGCCGTGCATCGCGGCCAGGGGCATGAAGAAGACAACCTGCTGCTGCGTGTAGAGCGCTTGCTGACGCAGCGTGGCGAAAAAGTCCGCCCTGCGCCCATTCATCGCCTGGATCGCGACACCTCCGGCGCCCTGCTGCTCGGCAAGGATCGCAATGCGGCAGGTGAACTCGGCAAGCTGTTCATGGCTGGGGCCGCCGCGAAAATCTACCTGGCGCTGGTCTGCGGCCCCGGTCAGGGCTCCGGCCTGCTGACCGCGCCGGTTGCCGCCAAGGGCAAAATCAAAGATGCTGTTACCGCGTACCGCTTTCTGACATGCACCTCGGACTTTTCCCTGGTGGAGTTACGCCTGGAAACCGGCCGCACCCACCAGATCCGGCGCCACCTGGCCGCCTGCGGTCATCCGTTAATGGGTGACCAGCGCTATGGCGGTCAGGGCATCAGAGGACAGAGACATTTTTTTCTTCACTGCCGACAACTCTCTTTCATCAATCCCTGGGATGGCCACCCTCGTTCCATCAACGCGCCCCTGCCCGAAAATTTTGTTTCCGCACTCGCCCGTCTGCAACTGTGCGCCGGGGAGCGGGCATGA
- a CDS encoding 5-formyltetrahydrofolate cyclo-ligase, translating to MAKSSVRDSLLAHRRHLSIDTCLLWSRQVQQQVIGSAVFQQAQTLALYSPINNEVFTEELFAAARSTAKRVCYPRVEGQSLEFIEVADRGQLAHGRFGILEPSGGTVVSIAEIDLLVLPGVAFDHAGHRLGYGKGFYDRALQRIGARSILVGLCFEFQRVAALPFEAHDVPMKLIFTEAGIFPTNNPGNRRANS from the coding sequence ATGGCCAAATCGTCTGTTCGTGACAGCCTACTGGCGCATCGACGCCATCTGTCGATTGATACCTGTCTGTTGTGGAGCCGCCAAGTTCAGCAGCAGGTGATCGGCAGCGCTGTGTTTCAGCAGGCGCAGACCTTGGCGCTCTACAGCCCCATCAACAATGAAGTCTTTACTGAAGAGCTTTTTGCCGCAGCCCGCAGCACTGCCAAGCGTGTTTGTTATCCGCGGGTCGAGGGGCAATCTCTCGAGTTTATCGAAGTCGCCGATCGCGGGCAGCTTGCTCATGGGCGCTTCGGCATTCTTGAGCCCTCGGGGGGGACTGTTGTGTCCATTGCCGAAATTGACCTTTTGGTGCTGCCGGGCGTCGCCTTCGACCATGCCGGCCATCGCCTCGGCTACGGCAAGGGGTTCTATGACCGGGCGTTGCAGCGGATAGGGGCGCGCAGTATTCTCGTCGGCCTGTGCTTTGAATTTCAGCGGGTCGCGGCGCTGCCGTTTGAGGCCCATGATGTCCCCATGAAGCTGATCTTTACCGAAGCGGGAATATTCCCAACCAACAACCCCGGAAATCGTCGGGCTAATTCATAA